A DNA window from Arachis duranensis cultivar V14167 chromosome 3, aradu.V14167.gnm2.J7QH, whole genome shotgun sequence contains the following coding sequences:
- the LOC107476392 gene encoding transcription factor E2FB isoform X1 encodes MSGTRAPPAAASPSEQIMRRQLPLSTMKPPFAASVDYHRFAPDHLHHNRRTVDHEPEAIVVKSSQLKRKSNTTDFEADSGDRVNHVSMGAANNPFQTPKSGKIGKGGKSSRLTKCNRSGPQTPGPNIAGSPSGNNLTPVGPCRYDSSLGLLTKKFINLIKQAEDGILDLNKAADTLEVQKRRIYDITNVLEGIGLIEKKLKNRIQWKGLDVSRPGEPEDSFSSLQAEVENLTMKECRLDEQIREMQERLSDLSENENSEKLLFVTEEDIKNLPCFQNETLIAIKAPHGTTLEVSDPDEAVDYPQRRYRIVLRSTMGPIDVYLVSQFEEKFEEINGADVAPEFQPTPEFKNHEPTVVVEDNGRDIAVQGQDGQIPSSDFTSTQDFVSGIVKIVPSDVDSHADYWLLSDADVSITDMWRTESGVQWNELGTLQDDFCTTREHAITLTHTSNVNEASTAASNPAGG; translated from the exons ATGTCGGGCACCAGAGCTCCTCCCGCCGCTGCTAGCCCATCGGAGCAGATCATGCGGCGCCAACTTCCCCTCTCCACCATGAAGCCGCCCTTTGCCGCCTCCGTTGATTACCACCGCTTTGCCCCCGACCACCTCCACCACAATCGCCGAACTGTTGACCACGAACCCGAAGCCATCGTTGTTAAGTCTTCC CAATTGAAGCGGAAGAGTAACACAACAGATTTTGAAGCTGATTCTGGTGATAGGGTGAATCATGTATCCATGGGAGCAGCTAATAATCCTTTTCAGACCCCTAAATCTGGAAAAATAGGGAAGGGTGGCAAATCCTCCAGGCTTACCAAATGCAACAGATCTGGACCTCAAACCCCAGGTCCAAATATTG CAGGATCTCCTTCAGGAAATAATCTCACTCCTGTTGGCCCATGTCGCTATGACAGCTCTTTAG gTCTGTTGACAAAGAAGTTCATCAATTTGATCAAGCAAGCAGAGGATGGTATTCTTGATTTGAATAAAGCTGCTGACACATTAGAG GTACAGAAGAGGAGAATATATGACATAACAAATGTTCTCGAAGGGATTGGCCTTAtagaaaagaaactaaaaaacAGAATTCAATGGAA AGGACTTGATGTTTCAAGACCAGGAGAGCCTGAAGATAGTTTTTCTAGTTTACAG GCAGAAGTTGAAAACCTTACCATGAAGGAGTGCCGGTTAGATGAACAAATAAG GGAGATGCAAGAAAGACTAAGTGACCTtagtgaaaatgaaaatagtGAAAA ATTGCTTTTCGTCACTGAGGAAGATATAAAGAACTTGCCCTGCTTCCAG AATGAAACCTTGATTGCAATTAAAGCTCCACATGGCACCACTCTGGAGGTTTCAGATCCTGATGAG GCTGTTGATTATCCCCAGAGGAGATACAGGATAGTCCTGAGAAGCACCATGGGCCCAATAGATGTTTACCTTGTTAG TCAGTTTGAAGAGAAGTTTGAGGAGATTAATGGTGCAGATGTTGCACCCGAATTTCAACCGACTCCAGAATTTAAAAACCATGAACCAACTGTGGTTGTAGAGGATAACGGGAGAGACATTGCAGTGCAGGGACAAGATGGTCAAATACCTAGTTCTGATTTTACTTCTACACAAGACTTTGTGAGTGGGATCGTGAAAATTGTTCCTTCAGATGTTGAT AGCCATGCTGACTACTGGCTTTTATCAGATGCTGATGTTAGCATAACAGACATGTGGAGAACAGAAT CTGGTGTCCAATGGAATGAACTGGGTACTCTTCAAGATGATTTTTGTACAACTCGCGAGCATGCTATAACTCTAACACATACTTCGAATGTAAATGAAGCATCTACTGCAGCATCAAACCCTGCTGGGGGCTGA
- the LOC107476392 gene encoding transcription factor E2FB isoform X4 has product MSGTRAPPAAASPSEQIMRRQLPLSTMKPPFAASVDYHRFAPDHLHHNRRTVDHEPEAIVVKSSQLKRKSNTTDFEADSGDRVNHVSMGAANNPFQTPKSGKIGKGGKSSRLTKCNRSGPQTPGPNIAGSPSGNNLTPVGPCRYDSSLGLLTKKFINLIKQAEDGILDLNKAADTLEVQKRRIYDITNVLEGIGLIEKKLKNRIQWKGLDVSRPGEPEDSFSSLQAEVENLTMKECRLDEQIRLLFVTEEDIKNLPCFQNETLIAIKAPHGTTLEVSDPDEAVDYPQRRYRIVLRSTMGPIDVYLVSQFEEKFEEINGADVAPEFQPTPEFKNHEPTVVVEDNGRDIAVQGQDGQIPSSDFTSTQDFVSGIVKIVPSDVDSHADYWLLSDADVSITDMWRTESGVQWNELGTLQDDFCTTREHAITLTHTSNVNEASTAASNPAGG; this is encoded by the exons ATGTCGGGCACCAGAGCTCCTCCCGCCGCTGCTAGCCCATCGGAGCAGATCATGCGGCGCCAACTTCCCCTCTCCACCATGAAGCCGCCCTTTGCCGCCTCCGTTGATTACCACCGCTTTGCCCCCGACCACCTCCACCACAATCGCCGAACTGTTGACCACGAACCCGAAGCCATCGTTGTTAAGTCTTCC CAATTGAAGCGGAAGAGTAACACAACAGATTTTGAAGCTGATTCTGGTGATAGGGTGAATCATGTATCCATGGGAGCAGCTAATAATCCTTTTCAGACCCCTAAATCTGGAAAAATAGGGAAGGGTGGCAAATCCTCCAGGCTTACCAAATGCAACAGATCTGGACCTCAAACCCCAGGTCCAAATATTG CAGGATCTCCTTCAGGAAATAATCTCACTCCTGTTGGCCCATGTCGCTATGACAGCTCTTTAG gTCTGTTGACAAAGAAGTTCATCAATTTGATCAAGCAAGCAGAGGATGGTATTCTTGATTTGAATAAAGCTGCTGACACATTAGAG GTACAGAAGAGGAGAATATATGACATAACAAATGTTCTCGAAGGGATTGGCCTTAtagaaaagaaactaaaaaacAGAATTCAATGGAA AGGACTTGATGTTTCAAGACCAGGAGAGCCTGAAGATAGTTTTTCTAGTTTACAG GCAGAAGTTGAAAACCTTACCATGAAGGAGTGCCGGTTAGATGAACAAATAAG ATTGCTTTTCGTCACTGAGGAAGATATAAAGAACTTGCCCTGCTTCCAG AATGAAACCTTGATTGCAATTAAAGCTCCACATGGCACCACTCTGGAGGTTTCAGATCCTGATGAG GCTGTTGATTATCCCCAGAGGAGATACAGGATAGTCCTGAGAAGCACCATGGGCCCAATAGATGTTTACCTTGTTAG TCAGTTTGAAGAGAAGTTTGAGGAGATTAATGGTGCAGATGTTGCACCCGAATTTCAACCGACTCCAGAATTTAAAAACCATGAACCAACTGTGGTTGTAGAGGATAACGGGAGAGACATTGCAGTGCAGGGACAAGATGGTCAAATACCTAGTTCTGATTTTACTTCTACACAAGACTTTGTGAGTGGGATCGTGAAAATTGTTCCTTCAGATGTTGAT AGCCATGCTGACTACTGGCTTTTATCAGATGCTGATGTTAGCATAACAGACATGTGGAGAACAGAAT CTGGTGTCCAATGGAATGAACTGGGTACTCTTCAAGATGATTTTTGTACAACTCGCGAGCATGCTATAACTCTAACACATACTTCGAATGTAAATGAAGCATCTACTGCAGCATCAAACCCTGCTGGGGGCTGA
- the LOC107476392 gene encoding transcription factor E2FB isoform X2, giving the protein MSGTRAPPAAASPSEQIMRRQLPLSTMKPPFAASVDYHRFAPDHLHHNRRTVDHEPEAIVVKSSQLKRKSNTTDFEADSGDRVNHVSMGAANNPFQTPKSGKIGKGGKSSRLTKCNRSGPQTPGPNIGSPSGNNLTPVGPCRYDSSLGLLTKKFINLIKQAEDGILDLNKAADTLEVQKRRIYDITNVLEGIGLIEKKLKNRIQWKGLDVSRPGEPEDSFSSLQAEVENLTMKECRLDEQIREMQERLSDLSENENSEKLLFVTEEDIKNLPCFQNETLIAIKAPHGTTLEVSDPDEAVDYPQRRYRIVLRSTMGPIDVYLVSQFEEKFEEINGADVAPEFQPTPEFKNHEPTVVVEDNGRDIAVQGQDGQIPSSDFTSTQDFVSGIVKIVPSDVDSHADYWLLSDADVSITDMWRTESGVQWNELGTLQDDFCTTREHAITLTHTSNVNEASTAASNPAGG; this is encoded by the exons ATGTCGGGCACCAGAGCTCCTCCCGCCGCTGCTAGCCCATCGGAGCAGATCATGCGGCGCCAACTTCCCCTCTCCACCATGAAGCCGCCCTTTGCCGCCTCCGTTGATTACCACCGCTTTGCCCCCGACCACCTCCACCACAATCGCCGAACTGTTGACCACGAACCCGAAGCCATCGTTGTTAAGTCTTCC CAATTGAAGCGGAAGAGTAACACAACAGATTTTGAAGCTGATTCTGGTGATAGGGTGAATCATGTATCCATGGGAGCAGCTAATAATCCTTTTCAGACCCCTAAATCTGGAAAAATAGGGAAGGGTGGCAAATCCTCCAGGCTTACCAAATGCAACAGATCTGGACCTCAAACCCCAGGTCCAAATATTG GATCTCCTTCAGGAAATAATCTCACTCCTGTTGGCCCATGTCGCTATGACAGCTCTTTAG gTCTGTTGACAAAGAAGTTCATCAATTTGATCAAGCAAGCAGAGGATGGTATTCTTGATTTGAATAAAGCTGCTGACACATTAGAG GTACAGAAGAGGAGAATATATGACATAACAAATGTTCTCGAAGGGATTGGCCTTAtagaaaagaaactaaaaaacAGAATTCAATGGAA AGGACTTGATGTTTCAAGACCAGGAGAGCCTGAAGATAGTTTTTCTAGTTTACAG GCAGAAGTTGAAAACCTTACCATGAAGGAGTGCCGGTTAGATGAACAAATAAG GGAGATGCAAGAAAGACTAAGTGACCTtagtgaaaatgaaaatagtGAAAA ATTGCTTTTCGTCACTGAGGAAGATATAAAGAACTTGCCCTGCTTCCAG AATGAAACCTTGATTGCAATTAAAGCTCCACATGGCACCACTCTGGAGGTTTCAGATCCTGATGAG GCTGTTGATTATCCCCAGAGGAGATACAGGATAGTCCTGAGAAGCACCATGGGCCCAATAGATGTTTACCTTGTTAG TCAGTTTGAAGAGAAGTTTGAGGAGATTAATGGTGCAGATGTTGCACCCGAATTTCAACCGACTCCAGAATTTAAAAACCATGAACCAACTGTGGTTGTAGAGGATAACGGGAGAGACATTGCAGTGCAGGGACAAGATGGTCAAATACCTAGTTCTGATTTTACTTCTACACAAGACTTTGTGAGTGGGATCGTGAAAATTGTTCCTTCAGATGTTGAT AGCCATGCTGACTACTGGCTTTTATCAGATGCTGATGTTAGCATAACAGACATGTGGAGAACAGAAT CTGGTGTCCAATGGAATGAACTGGGTACTCTTCAAGATGATTTTTGTACAACTCGCGAGCATGCTATAACTCTAACACATACTTCGAATGTAAATGAAGCATCTACTGCAGCATCAAACCCTGCTGGGGGCTGA
- the LOC107476392 gene encoding transcription factor E2FB isoform X3 produces the protein MSGTRAPPAAASPSEQIMRRQLPLSTMKPPFAASVDYHRFAPDHLHHNRRTVDHEPEAIVVKSSQLKRKSNTTDFEADSGDRVNHVSMGAANNPFQTPKSGKIGKGGKSSRLTKCNRSGPQTPGSPSGNNLTPVGPCRYDSSLGLLTKKFINLIKQAEDGILDLNKAADTLEVQKRRIYDITNVLEGIGLIEKKLKNRIQWKGLDVSRPGEPEDSFSSLQAEVENLTMKECRLDEQIREMQERLSDLSENENSEKLLFVTEEDIKNLPCFQNETLIAIKAPHGTTLEVSDPDEAVDYPQRRYRIVLRSTMGPIDVYLVSQFEEKFEEINGADVAPEFQPTPEFKNHEPTVVVEDNGRDIAVQGQDGQIPSSDFTSTQDFVSGIVKIVPSDVDSHADYWLLSDADVSITDMWRTESGVQWNELGTLQDDFCTTREHAITLTHTSNVNEASTAASNPAGG, from the exons ATGTCGGGCACCAGAGCTCCTCCCGCCGCTGCTAGCCCATCGGAGCAGATCATGCGGCGCCAACTTCCCCTCTCCACCATGAAGCCGCCCTTTGCCGCCTCCGTTGATTACCACCGCTTTGCCCCCGACCACCTCCACCACAATCGCCGAACTGTTGACCACGAACCCGAAGCCATCGTTGTTAAGTCTTCC CAATTGAAGCGGAAGAGTAACACAACAGATTTTGAAGCTGATTCTGGTGATAGGGTGAATCATGTATCCATGGGAGCAGCTAATAATCCTTTTCAGACCCCTAAATCTGGAAAAATAGGGAAGGGTGGCAAATCCTCCAGGCTTACCAAATGCAACAGATCTGGACCTCAAACCCCAG GATCTCCTTCAGGAAATAATCTCACTCCTGTTGGCCCATGTCGCTATGACAGCTCTTTAG gTCTGTTGACAAAGAAGTTCATCAATTTGATCAAGCAAGCAGAGGATGGTATTCTTGATTTGAATAAAGCTGCTGACACATTAGAG GTACAGAAGAGGAGAATATATGACATAACAAATGTTCTCGAAGGGATTGGCCTTAtagaaaagaaactaaaaaacAGAATTCAATGGAA AGGACTTGATGTTTCAAGACCAGGAGAGCCTGAAGATAGTTTTTCTAGTTTACAG GCAGAAGTTGAAAACCTTACCATGAAGGAGTGCCGGTTAGATGAACAAATAAG GGAGATGCAAGAAAGACTAAGTGACCTtagtgaaaatgaaaatagtGAAAA ATTGCTTTTCGTCACTGAGGAAGATATAAAGAACTTGCCCTGCTTCCAG AATGAAACCTTGATTGCAATTAAAGCTCCACATGGCACCACTCTGGAGGTTTCAGATCCTGATGAG GCTGTTGATTATCCCCAGAGGAGATACAGGATAGTCCTGAGAAGCACCATGGGCCCAATAGATGTTTACCTTGTTAG TCAGTTTGAAGAGAAGTTTGAGGAGATTAATGGTGCAGATGTTGCACCCGAATTTCAACCGACTCCAGAATTTAAAAACCATGAACCAACTGTGGTTGTAGAGGATAACGGGAGAGACATTGCAGTGCAGGGACAAGATGGTCAAATACCTAGTTCTGATTTTACTTCTACACAAGACTTTGTGAGTGGGATCGTGAAAATTGTTCCTTCAGATGTTGAT AGCCATGCTGACTACTGGCTTTTATCAGATGCTGATGTTAGCATAACAGACATGTGGAGAACAGAAT CTGGTGTCCAATGGAATGAACTGGGTACTCTTCAAGATGATTTTTGTACAACTCGCGAGCATGCTATAACTCTAACACATACTTCGAATGTAAATGAAGCATCTACTGCAGCATCAAACCCTGCTGGGGGCTGA
- the LOC107476392 gene encoding transcription factor E2FB isoform X5 — protein sequence MGAANNPFQTPKSGKIGKGGKSSRLTKCNRSGPQTPGPNIAGSPSGNNLTPVGPCRYDSSLGLLTKKFINLIKQAEDGILDLNKAADTLEVQKRRIYDITNVLEGIGLIEKKLKNRIQWKGLDVSRPGEPEDSFSSLQAEVENLTMKECRLDEQIREMQERLSDLSENENSEKLLFVTEEDIKNLPCFQNETLIAIKAPHGTTLEVSDPDEAVDYPQRRYRIVLRSTMGPIDVYLVSQFEEKFEEINGADVAPEFQPTPEFKNHEPTVVVEDNGRDIAVQGQDGQIPSSDFTSTQDFVSGIVKIVPSDVDSHADYWLLSDADVSITDMWRTESGVQWNELGTLQDDFCTTREHAITLTHTSNVNEASTAASNPAGG from the exons ATGGGAGCAGCTAATAATCCTTTTCAGACCCCTAAATCTGGAAAAATAGGGAAGGGTGGCAAATCCTCCAGGCTTACCAAATGCAACAGATCTGGACCTCAAACCCCAGGTCCAAATATTG CAGGATCTCCTTCAGGAAATAATCTCACTCCTGTTGGCCCATGTCGCTATGACAGCTCTTTAG gTCTGTTGACAAAGAAGTTCATCAATTTGATCAAGCAAGCAGAGGATGGTATTCTTGATTTGAATAAAGCTGCTGACACATTAGAG GTACAGAAGAGGAGAATATATGACATAACAAATGTTCTCGAAGGGATTGGCCTTAtagaaaagaaactaaaaaacAGAATTCAATGGAA AGGACTTGATGTTTCAAGACCAGGAGAGCCTGAAGATAGTTTTTCTAGTTTACAG GCAGAAGTTGAAAACCTTACCATGAAGGAGTGCCGGTTAGATGAACAAATAAG GGAGATGCAAGAAAGACTAAGTGACCTtagtgaaaatgaaaatagtGAAAA ATTGCTTTTCGTCACTGAGGAAGATATAAAGAACTTGCCCTGCTTCCAG AATGAAACCTTGATTGCAATTAAAGCTCCACATGGCACCACTCTGGAGGTTTCAGATCCTGATGAG GCTGTTGATTATCCCCAGAGGAGATACAGGATAGTCCTGAGAAGCACCATGGGCCCAATAGATGTTTACCTTGTTAG TCAGTTTGAAGAGAAGTTTGAGGAGATTAATGGTGCAGATGTTGCACCCGAATTTCAACCGACTCCAGAATTTAAAAACCATGAACCAACTGTGGTTGTAGAGGATAACGGGAGAGACATTGCAGTGCAGGGACAAGATGGTCAAATACCTAGTTCTGATTTTACTTCTACACAAGACTTTGTGAGTGGGATCGTGAAAATTGTTCCTTCAGATGTTGAT AGCCATGCTGACTACTGGCTTTTATCAGATGCTGATGTTAGCATAACAGACATGTGGAGAACAGAAT CTGGTGTCCAATGGAATGAACTGGGTACTCTTCAAGATGATTTTTGTACAACTCGCGAGCATGCTATAACTCTAACACATACTTCGAATGTAAATGAAGCATCTACTGCAGCATCAAACCCTGCTGGGGGCTGA
- the LOC107476394 gene encoding uncharacterized protein LOC107476394, protein MTTSLLIPLSPCSPILSWGEKSRFRWHAFSFHSLKSKSHVRGFRVSAKEKTEEIKNQSSSSAEDVTKKYGLEAGLWKIFSSKEDGKGNAEQKSKGDQAKELLAKYGGAYLATSITLSLISFALCYALISAGIDVQILLQKLGISADETGEKVGTFALAYAAHKAASPIRFPPTVALTPVVAGWIGKKFDKDK, encoded by the exons ATGACCACATCACTTCTAATTCCATTGTCACCTTGTTCTCCTATACTCAGCTGGGGGGAGAAGAGCAGGTTTAGATGGCATGCTTTTTCGTTTCACTCATTGAAATCTAAATCCCATGTGAGAGGGTTCAGAGTTAGTGCTAAAGAGAAAACAGAGGAAATCAAGAACCAATCATCATCTTCAGCTGAGGATGTCACAAAAAAGTATGGCCTTGAAGCTGGTTTGTGGAAG ATTTTCAGCTCAAAGGAAGATGGGAAGGGTAACGCTGAACAGAAATCAAAGGGTGATCAAGCCAAGGAGTTGCTTGCGAAGTATGGTGGGGCATACCTTGCCACCTCCATTACTCTCTCATTGATCTCTTTCGCTCTATGTTATGCACTAATTAGTGCTGGAATTGATGTCCAAATCTTGCTGCAGAAG TTAGGAATCTCAGCTGATGAGACTGGGGAGAAAGTTGGCACTTTTGCTTTGGCGTATGCAGCGCACAAAGCTGCTTCTCCAATTAGGTTCCCTCCTACCGTAGCTCTTACCCCGGTTGTGGCTGGTTGGATTGGAAAGAAATTTGATAAAGATAAATAG